A stretch of Myxococcus hansupus DNA encodes these proteins:
- a CDS encoding peroxiredoxin translates to MAKTKLLKQGDAVPDITLTGANRQPVRLRELVGQKVLVVYFYPKDDSPGCTAQACSLRDQYEDFVAAGADVVGISGDSSESHEGFATKHRLPFKLLSDERGEAREAFGVSTSFLGLLPGRVTFVVDRSGIVRDSFESQIRVGEHVRRALDLVRTLAQEGASAAK, encoded by the coding sequence ATGGCCAAGACGAAGCTGCTGAAGCAAGGCGACGCGGTACCCGACATCACCCTCACGGGCGCGAACCGCCAGCCGGTGCGGCTGCGCGAGCTGGTGGGACAGAAGGTGCTCGTCGTCTACTTCTACCCGAAGGATGACTCGCCGGGCTGCACCGCGCAGGCGTGCAGCTTGCGGGACCAATACGAGGATTTCGTCGCCGCCGGCGCGGACGTGGTGGGCATCAGCGGAGACTCGTCGGAATCGCACGAGGGCTTCGCGACGAAGCACCGGCTGCCCTTCAAGCTGCTCAGCGACGAGCGCGGCGAGGCCCGCGAGGCGTTCGGCGTGTCCACGTCGTTCCTGGGCCTGCTCCCCGGACGCGTCACCTTCGTGGTGGACCGCTCGGGCATCGTGCGCGACAGCTTCGAGTCGCAGATTCGCGTCGGCGAGCACGTGCGGCGCGCGCTGGACTTGGTGCGCACGCTGGCGCAAGAAGGCGCGTCCGCGGCGAAGTAG
- a CDS encoding PTS sugar transporter subunit IIA produces the protein MVGLVVAAHGRLAEELVSTAEQIVGELPAVATCNIEPGTPVEELRAKMKQAVARVDEGSGVIILADLFGGTPCKESLMMCQRMNVEVLAGVNLPMLLKANSLRSEELSLPEMANQLASHGQRNITCASALLREAQQQPRT, from the coding sequence ATGGTCGGCCTCGTCGTCGCAGCGCACGGACGTCTGGCGGAGGAGCTGGTCTCCACCGCTGAGCAGATCGTGGGAGAGCTTCCCGCGGTGGCAACCTGTAACATCGAGCCTGGGACTCCCGTCGAGGAACTCCGGGCGAAGATGAAGCAGGCGGTTGCCCGCGTGGATGAGGGCTCCGGTGTCATCATTCTGGCCGACCTCTTCGGAGGTACGCCCTGTAAGGAGTCGCTGATGATGTGTCAGCGAATGAATGTGGAGGTCCTTGCTGGCGTCAACCTGCCCATGCTGCTGAAGGCGAACTCGCTCCGTTCGGAGGAGTTGTCGCTACCGGAGATGGCCAACCAGCTGGCTTCCCATGGCCAGCGCAACATCACCTGCGCATCCGCCCTGCTTCGCGAGGCCCAGCAGCAGCCGCGAACTTGA
- a CDS encoding PTS sugar transporter subunit IIB, translated as MITLVRVDNRLIHGQVVEAWLPFLKVSRVVVADDEAASSPLIRAAMALAVQSAIEVQILPLSQVDFAALSKDGVRTLVLLRDVASVPFAHAHGLAMDELNLGNVHFGTGRRQVSPSVFLAEAELKTLQQLSDQGVRVAARAVPAEKPVDLPDLHERWAKAG; from the coding sequence GTGATCACCCTGGTCCGCGTCGACAACCGCCTCATCCATGGTCAGGTCGTCGAGGCCTGGCTCCCGTTTCTCAAAGTCTCCCGGGTCGTCGTGGCGGATGACGAGGCGGCGTCGAGCCCGCTCATCCGCGCGGCCATGGCGCTGGCCGTCCAGAGCGCCATCGAGGTGCAGATTCTGCCCTTGTCCCAGGTGGACTTCGCCGCCCTGTCCAAGGACGGCGTGCGCACCCTGGTGCTGCTGCGGGACGTGGCCTCGGTGCCCTTCGCGCACGCGCACGGGCTCGCCATGGATGAGCTGAATCTGGGCAACGTGCACTTCGGCACCGGCCGCAGGCAGGTGTCTCCGTCCGTCTTCCTGGCGGAGGCGGAGCTGAAGACGCTCCAGCAGCTCTCCGACCAGGGCGTCCGCGTGGCGGCCCGCGCGGTACCGGCGGAGAAGCCCGTGGACCTGCCGGACCTCCACGAGCGGTGGGCAAAGGCCGGGTGA
- a CDS encoding PTS sugar transporter subunit IIC, with the protein MSVVWTQVALAGLWGGLVALERKAFLQAMLSRPLVAATVMGVLLDDVASGLAIGMLLELFFLGTANLGAALPENDTLAATGASAAAATLSAATGAGSTPAIWSLAVLLFIGLGRVGRRGDRLLEGYTARLARVALASAEAGDLTRAMRQNLWGMWPHFGVYGALTALCALLGFYIEPLLQALPPVVVRGLAWAWPAMASVAAAIAAQGSHARRAPLYAGLGAAVVTVSVVSVLLLEAR; encoded by the coding sequence GTGAGCGTCGTCTGGACCCAGGTGGCGCTCGCGGGACTGTGGGGCGGACTGGTGGCGCTGGAGCGCAAGGCGTTCCTCCAGGCCATGCTGTCCCGGCCCCTGGTCGCCGCCACCGTCATGGGCGTTCTCCTGGATGACGTGGCCTCGGGGCTTGCCATTGGCATGCTCCTGGAGCTGTTCTTCCTGGGCACCGCCAACCTGGGCGCGGCCCTGCCGGAGAACGACACCCTGGCGGCCACGGGCGCCAGCGCCGCCGCGGCCACGTTGTCGGCGGCCACGGGCGCGGGCTCCACGCCGGCCATCTGGTCCCTGGCGGTGCTGCTCTTCATTGGCCTGGGGCGCGTGGGCCGCCGCGGTGACCGCTTGCTGGAGGGCTACACGGCGCGCCTGGCGCGGGTGGCGTTGGCCTCCGCGGAGGCGGGCGACCTGACGCGCGCGATGCGGCAGAACCTGTGGGGGATGTGGCCCCACTTCGGGGTGTACGGCGCGCTCACCGCGCTCTGCGCGCTCTTGGGCTTCTACATCGAGCCGCTGCTCCAGGCGCTTCCGCCGGTGGTGGTGCGCGGGCTGGCGTGGGCCTGGCCGGCCATGGCGTCCGTGGCGGCGGCCATCGCGGCCCAGGGCAGCCACGCCCGGCGCGCGCCGCTCTACGCGGGGCTGGGCGCGGCGGTGGTGACGGTGTCCGTCGTCAGCGTCCTGCTCCTGGAGGCCCGATGA
- a CDS encoding PTS system mannose/fructose/sorbose family transporter subunit IID encodes MSTAPATLGFGVLLRVFLRSLFLQASWNPKGMQNLGLAYAVYPALAALYPAGAAREEAVRRHLVFFNTHPYVAAAIVGGVINHEQRIAQGEETPDKVVAFKAALMGPLAALGDGFFWLSLKPATGAVSAALVPLLGVWAVPLFLVLYNLVHVLLRVRLYWLGLTLGDQLVEAVARANLPARGARLRAVAATSAGGVAAWLAVSFGTNAGGLYAPLLAAGCLALGVASYVLVSRRVPNYVVLYVAAGLACVAGAFL; translated from the coding sequence ATGAGCACGGCCCCCGCGACGCTGGGCTTCGGGGTGCTGCTGCGCGTCTTCCTGCGCTCGCTCTTCCTGCAGGCGTCGTGGAACCCCAAGGGCATGCAGAACCTGGGGCTGGCCTACGCCGTCTACCCTGCCCTGGCCGCGCTGTACCCGGCGGGCGCCGCGCGCGAGGAGGCGGTGCGCCGGCACCTGGTCTTCTTCAACACGCACCCCTACGTGGCGGCGGCCATCGTCGGCGGCGTCATCAACCACGAGCAGCGCATCGCCCAGGGCGAGGAGACGCCGGACAAGGTGGTGGCCTTCAAGGCCGCGCTCATGGGCCCGCTGGCGGCGCTGGGGGACGGCTTCTTCTGGCTGTCGCTCAAGCCCGCGACGGGCGCGGTGAGCGCCGCGCTGGTGCCGCTCCTGGGCGTGTGGGCGGTGCCGCTGTTCCTGGTCCTCTACAACCTGGTCCACGTGCTGCTGCGGGTGCGCCTGTACTGGCTGGGCCTGACGCTGGGAGACCAACTGGTGGAGGCGGTGGCGCGCGCGAATCTCCCCGCCCGGGGCGCGCGGCTGCGGGCGGTGGCGGCGACCAGCGCGGGCGGTGTGGCCGCCTGGCTGGCGGTTTCGTTCGGGACCAACGCGGGTGGCCTGTATGCGCCCCTGCTGGCGGCCGGGTGCCTGGCCTTGGGGGTGGCGTCCTACGTGCTAGTGAGTCGTCGGGTGCCGAACTACGTGGTGCTCTATGTCGCGGCGGGCCTGGCCTGCGTGGCGGGAGCATTCCTTTAA